Proteins encoded together in one Nostoc sp. PCC 7524 window:
- a CDS encoding photosystem I reaction center subunit II PsaD — translation MAETLSGQTPLFAGSTGGLLTKAVEEEKYAITWTSPKQQVFELPTGGAATMLQGQNLLYLARKEYGIALGGQLRKFKITDYKIYRILPNGETTFIHPADGVFPEKVNAGREKVRHVPRSIGENPNPAQLKFSGKATHDA, via the coding sequence ATGGCAGAAACACTTTCTGGACAAACTCCACTATTTGCGGGCAGCACTGGCGGCTTGCTCACAAAAGCAGTAGAAGAAGAAAAATACGCGATCACCTGGACTAGCCCCAAGCAGCAGGTTTTTGAACTGCCTACCGGCGGTGCAGCTACTATGCTTCAAGGCCAAAACCTCCTATACTTGGCTCGGAAAGAATATGGTATCGCTTTAGGCGGTCAACTCCGGAAATTCAAAATCACAGATTATAAAATTTACCGGATTCTGCCCAATGGCGAAACCACTTTTATTCACCCTGCTGATGGCGTATTCCCAGAAAAAGTGAATGCTGGTCGTGAGAAAGTCCGTCACGTTCCCCGCAGCATTGGGGAAAATCCCAACCCTGCACAACTCAAATTCTCTGGTAAAGCTACCCACGATGCTTAA
- a CDS encoding Uma2 family endonuclease, whose protein sequence is MLSRGRSLHKLVILSIEILSPEQNTTKVIRNIIHCLKHGTKLGWLIDPDERVVLVFLPEESPLEITRDELLPLPEFLQLDLTATQIFAWLKPTKPGNRPFVL, encoded by the coding sequence GTGCTGAGTCGTGGGCGATCGCTACATAAGCTTGTAATTTTATCTATTGAAATTCTTTCACCAGAACAAAACACAACCAAGGTAATTAGAAATATTATTCACTGCTTAAAACATGGTACGAAATTAGGATGGTTAATTGATCCAGATGAACGCGTAGTGTTGGTATTTTTGCCAGAAGAATCACCTTTAGAAATCACACGAGATGAACTATTACCCTTACCAGAATTTTTGCAACTGGATTTAACAGCTACACAAATATTTGCATGGCTAAAACCCACCAAACCCGGAAACCGACCATTTGTTTTATAG
- the purQ gene encoding phosphoribosylformylglycinamidine synthase subunit PurQ, giving the protein MKFGVVVFPGSNCDRDVAYVTRDLLGQPTRMIWHQDTDIDDLDAIIVPGGFSYGDYLRCGAIARFSPVMQQVITHAQKGKLVLGICNGFQVLTEAGLLPGILTRNRDLHFICDRVPLKVESTNSPWTQAYATGEIITLPIAHGEGRFYADQATLSEIEEHGQVVFRYAGDNPNGSLNNIAGICNRQGNVLGMMPHPERASDPVLGGSDGLVMFKGLLEQVVALV; this is encoded by the coding sequence ATGAAATTTGGTGTTGTTGTTTTTCCGGGTTCTAATTGCGATCGCGATGTTGCTTATGTCACTAGAGACTTGCTAGGACAACCAACTCGCATGATTTGGCATCAAGATACGGATATTGATGATTTAGATGCCATCATTGTCCCTGGGGGATTTAGTTACGGCGATTATTTACGCTGTGGTGCGATCGCGCGGTTCTCGCCTGTGATGCAGCAGGTAATTACCCACGCTCAAAAGGGTAAGTTAGTCCTAGGCATTTGTAACGGTTTTCAGGTGCTAACTGAAGCTGGACTTTTGCCAGGGATATTGACGCGAAATCGGGATTTGCATTTTATCTGCGATCGCGTGCCTTTAAAAGTTGAAAGCACAAATAGCCCTTGGACTCAAGCTTACGCCACTGGTGAAATCATCACCTTACCAATTGCCCACGGCGAAGGACGATTTTACGCTGATCAGGCGACTTTATCTGAGATTGAAGAACATGGGCAAGTAGTCTTCCGGTATGCTGGAGACAACCCTAATGGTTCTCTAAATAACATTGCCGGGATTTGCAATCGTCAAGGCAATGTTTTAGGTATGATGCCACACCCAGAACGAGCCTCTGATCCTGTGCTTGGAGGTAGTGATGGATTGGTGATGTTTAAAGGATTGTTAGAACAGGTGGTGGCGTTGGTGTAA
- a CDS encoding PP2C family protein-serine/threonine phosphatase, producing the protein MISTPRIIYCINPNCEQPINTVGNVVCASCQTPVVYRYLWATGKLVATIPLGTKVADRYEAIAPQIWLDTQPGLPPDIQEELPPIVIPYLRLYSEHLHLPQVYGLVASGEADTDDILLLENVPIDEHGNLYPSLTATWEQAKAVRQVYWLWQILQLWTPLSELGLAQSLLIPDNLRVQGWCVRLLELDTTATEQPSLADLAHGWQPLVDAAKTAAELKPIIELMTKSDVELDTIATQLNALLLSTAAELPLNLKVVGATDTGPQLQQNEDACYPNTTDNADDSLLPHLSIVCDGIGGHQGGEVASQLAVQSLKLQIRALLAEITEQTEIVPPKLLQEQLEACLRVVNNVISSRNDEQKRQGRERMATTLVMAVQVPQRVLKKSGWQSNAHELYLASVGDSRAYWITRNYCQQLTVDDDVVAREVRLARSLYRQALQRPDAHALTQALGTRDAEALRLVIQRFILEEDGILLLCSDGLSDRNLVEEYWQNYAMSMLTGNLTVEDAVREWINLANEKNGHDNTSVVLTLCRIAKESLVPMPPPPPLVAIPKLEPPEPEISALAEIETQSSLAEIETQSSLAEIEQSTLTESSQALLDLDLTVDEPSPTPFQQPTRQRQPLVLIGGLLALLVGGTGVGLFAWWQLNPQTFQQMCRKLPPSIQPVCPPRQ; encoded by the coding sequence ATGATTTCTACGCCAAGAATAATTTATTGTATAAATCCTAACTGCGAACAGCCGATTAATACAGTGGGCAATGTGGTTTGTGCCAGTTGTCAAACTCCTGTGGTATATCGGTATCTCTGGGCTACAGGTAAATTGGTAGCGACTATTCCCCTAGGTACAAAAGTAGCAGATAGATATGAGGCGATCGCACCCCAAATTTGGCTCGATACTCAACCAGGGCTACCGCCAGACATACAAGAAGAGTTACCACCGATAGTTATTCCTTATCTCCGTCTATATTCAGAGCATTTGCACCTCCCCCAAGTTTATGGATTGGTTGCCAGTGGGGAAGCAGATACAGATGATATCTTGTTGCTAGAAAATGTCCCTATTGATGAGCATGGGAATCTCTACCCCTCCCTGACGGCAACTTGGGAGCAAGCCAAAGCCGTCAGACAGGTTTACTGGTTATGGCAAATTCTCCAACTTTGGACACCTTTATCAGAATTAGGACTTGCCCAAAGTTTACTCATCCCAGACAACCTACGAGTCCAAGGTTGGTGTGTACGACTGTTAGAACTAGACACTACAGCCACAGAACAGCCTAGTTTGGCAGATTTAGCTCATGGGTGGCAACCTCTGGTAGATGCCGCCAAAACAGCCGCAGAATTAAAGCCGATAATCGAGCTAATGACTAAATCTGACGTAGAGTTAGACACCATTGCAACTCAACTCAATGCTTTATTACTGTCAACGGCAGCAGAATTACCTTTAAATCTTAAGGTAGTAGGCGCAACCGATACTGGCCCCCAACTACAACAAAATGAAGATGCTTGCTATCCCAACACTACCGATAATGCAGATGATTCATTACTGCCTCATTTATCAATTGTTTGTGATGGTATTGGCGGACATCAAGGCGGTGAAGTTGCTAGTCAATTAGCAGTACAGTCTCTCAAATTACAAATCCGTGCCTTATTAGCAGAGATAACGGAACAAACTGAAATTGTGCCGCCCAAATTGTTGCAGGAACAATTAGAAGCTTGTTTACGGGTAGTTAATAACGTCATTAGCTCCCGTAATGATGAACAAAAACGCCAAGGTAGAGAAAGGATGGCGACAACTCTCGTCATGGCTGTACAAGTGCCGCAACGAGTGTTAAAAAAATCTGGTTGGCAGTCAAACGCCCACGAACTTTACTTGGCTAGTGTTGGTGATAGCCGCGCTTACTGGATAACTCGTAACTACTGCCAACAACTCACCGTAGATGATGACGTAGTAGCTAGGGAAGTGCGGTTAGCACGGAGCCTGTATCGTCAAGCACTCCAAAGGCCAGATGCCCACGCCCTCACTCAAGCCTTGGGGACAAGAGACGCGGAAGCCTTGCGTCTAGTAATTCAAAGGTTCATCTTGGAAGAAGATGGCATATTACTGCTTTGTTCTGATGGTTTAAGCGATCGCAATTTAGTAGAAGAATACTGGCAAAATTACGCAATGTCCATGTTAACAGGGAACTTAACTGTGGAAGATGCTGTCCGTGAATGGATTAATTTAGCCAACGAAAAGAATGGTCATGATAATACTTCAGTGGTGCTGACTCTTTGCCGGATTGCTAAAGAATCCTTAGTGCCGATGCCACCACCACCGCCGCTAGTAGCAATACCTAAATTAGAACCACCAGAACCAGAAATCTCTGCTCTAGCAGAAATAGAAACACAATCTAGTTTGGCAGAAATAGAAACACAATCTAGTTTGGCAGAAATTGAACAATCTACATTAACAGAAAGTTCTCAAGCACTGTTAGATTTGGATTTGACAGTGGATGAACCCAGTCCAACCCCATTTCAACAACCAACCCGTCAGCGTCAGCCTTTGGTACTGATAGGAGGATTATTAGCTTTGCTAGTAGGGGGTACTGGTGTCGGATTATTTGCTTGGTGGCAACTCAACCCACAAACTTTTCAACAAATGTGTCGAAAATTACCCCCAAGTATTCAACCAGTTTGTCCACCACGGCAATGA
- a CDS encoding type I restriction enzyme HsdR N-terminal domain-containing protein: protein MSTSDASKQFIKWLQTFDYRVLHNKDDVEKKFVIPLFRSLGYPDKCCASKYSLNSELKENPEKKLEDVQIYFAHDDVAKQNAETALVIVIYLEPQGNHFQPAIEQAIFYSTYLKPLFFIITNGHQIKVFKYFAYHKEECIYDKNIYSLKINSTALEFYNQFNFYVVKNIDKDTVSVLRYSQYNLIEKHLRRRDLQEIVGQADFKPAILREGDRLVVVKPKVVIECNLPKAFKEGNCQIQFSGVIVRGLKIQLNHHDILGQLMTGLNTRPEWGCRRFLKQIDSNAFEVCLGQTTIILSDVETVDLCLCIDIMCQAYKQSIIECENHLETWDFEFVEFLGSRGFHLFSVDVKLWRLMQNFASEFNYAQGKSEWHLFQQEEISIRVSRGIRDHAFILPIPVNYLSLLPNGIINIVYEINDVHLQTLEKGELKSWQQDIGPRGTWTAKYTKEWLLQIFIPKVIDYYSQKYQLSAADLQKNIADYHHDRAAITEIHDIKELVPYLQDVQSWLNNYVANIPSFLLRDYYQALTNLLRNTDSAIEGMDYIIRNLSLMEVDNTKDRMRSNFERWNFKDAWYYLDAQAGRINNYQYEQNFKADLMTRIFIWIIEHGKIRFSQSQLNFAKQALLPLWEQSRFEMRYVNPHRK, encoded by the coding sequence ATGTCAACCTCTGATGCAAGTAAACAATTTATAAAATGGCTACAAACTTTTGATTATCGGGTTTTACATAACAAGGATGATGTAGAAAAAAAGTTTGTTATCCCGCTCTTTCGTAGTTTAGGTTATCCAGATAAATGTTGTGCTAGTAAATATAGTTTAAATAGTGAACTTAAGGAAAATCCAGAAAAAAAGCTTGAAGATGTGCAAATTTATTTTGCTCATGATGATGTAGCCAAGCAAAATGCTGAAACAGCTTTAGTTATTGTTATATATTTAGAGCCTCAAGGCAATCATTTTCAACCAGCTATTGAACAAGCAATATTTTATAGTACATATCTCAAACCGTTGTTTTTTATAATTACTAACGGACATCAAATCAAAGTTTTCAAATATTTTGCTTATCATAAAGAAGAGTGTATTTACGATAAAAATATTTATTCATTAAAAATAAATTCTACAGCTTTAGAGTTTTATAACCAATTTAATTTTTATGTAGTTAAAAATATAGATAAAGATACAGTTAGTGTTTTGAGGTATTCACAATATAATCTCATCGAAAAACATTTACGGCGGCGTGATTTACAAGAAATTGTAGGGCAAGCTGATTTTAAACCTGCAATTTTGCGGGAAGGCGATCGCTTAGTCGTCGTCAAACCAAAAGTAGTCATAGAGTGTAATCTACCCAAGGCTTTTAAAGAAGGTAACTGTCAAATTCAATTTAGTGGTGTGATTGTCAGAGGCTTAAAAATTCAATTAAATCACCACGATATTTTAGGTCAATTAATGACAGGACTAAACACTCGCCCAGAGTGGGGATGTCGAAGATTTCTTAAACAAATAGATAGTAATGCTTTTGAAGTATGTTTGGGACAAACTACCATTATTTTATCTGATGTAGAAACAGTTGATTTATGCTTGTGTATTGATATTATGTGTCAAGCATACAAGCAATCAATTATTGAATGTGAGAACCATTTAGAAACATGGGATTTTGAATTTGTAGAATTTTTAGGTAGTCGTGGGTTTCATCTATTTTCTGTCGATGTCAAACTCTGGCGATTAATGCAAAACTTCGCCAGCGAATTTAATTATGCACAAGGTAAATCAGAATGGCATTTATTTCAACAAGAAGAAATTTCTATCCGTGTGAGTCGAGGTATTCGCGATCATGCGTTTATTTTACCCATACCTGTTAATTATTTATCTTTATTACCTAATGGCATCATTAATATTGTTTATGAAATTAATGATGTTCACCTCCAAACTCTAGAAAAGGGTGAACTTAAATCATGGCAGCAAGATATTGGGCCGAGGGGAACTTGGACAGCTAAATATACTAAAGAGTGGTTATTACAAATTTTTATTCCCAAAGTGATTGATTACTATTCCCAAAAATATCAACTATCAGCCGCAGATTTACAGAAGAATATAGCAGATTATCATCATGACCGCGCTGCCATTACAGAGATTCATGATATTAAAGAATTAGTTCCTTATCTGCAAGATGTGCAATCTTGGTTAAATAATTATGTTGCAAATATTCCTAGTTTCTTACTGAGAGACTATTACCAAGCATTAACAAATTTACTGCGAAATACTGACTCTGCAATAGAAGGCATGGATTATATTATCCGCAACTTGTCTTTGATGGAAGTTGATAATACAAAAGACAGAATGAGGAGTAATTTTGAGCGATGGAACTTTAAAGATGCTTGGTATTATTTAGATGCTCAAGCAGGAAGGATAAATAATTATCAGTATGAACAAAATTTTAAAGCAGATTTAATGACAAGAATTTTTATCTGGATTATTGAACACGGGAAAATTAGGTTTTCGCAATCTCAGTTAAACTTTGCGAAACAAGCTTTATTACCACTGTGGGAACAGAGTCGTTTTGAAATGCGTTATGTCAATCCCCATCGAAAGTAA
- a CDS encoding SPFH domain-containing protein, with protein sequence MFEQFFLLVFLALGGSAVAGSVKVVNQGNEALVERLGSYNKKLEPGLNFVIPFLDKIVYQGTIREKVLDIPPQKCITRDNVGIEVDAVIYWRIVDMEKAWYKVENLQSAMTNLVLTQIRSEMGQLELDETFTARAQINEILLRDLDIATDPWGVKVTRVELRDIIPSQAVRESMELQMSAERRRRAAILNSEGEREAAVNSARGKAEAQILDAEARQKSVILQAEAEQKAIVLKAQAERQQQVLKAQAIAESAEIIAQKINTNATARPALEVLLALGYLDMGSTIGKSDSSKVMFIDPRTIPATLEGIRSIVSDTQTDSVANGR encoded by the coding sequence ATGTTTGAACAATTTTTTTTGCTAGTCTTTTTAGCATTGGGTGGTTCTGCTGTGGCTGGGTCTGTTAAAGTTGTGAATCAAGGTAATGAAGCTTTAGTAGAAAGATTAGGTAGCTATAATAAGAAACTTGAACCTGGACTAAATTTTGTGATTCCGTTTTTAGATAAAATCGTCTACCAAGGAACAATCCGGGAAAAAGTTTTAGATATTCCACCCCAAAAATGTATCACCCGTGACAACGTAGGTATTGAAGTCGATGCGGTAATTTATTGGCGGATTGTCGATATGGAAAAAGCCTGGTACAAGGTGGAAAATCTCCAGTCGGCAATGACGAATTTGGTGCTAACTCAAATTCGCTCGGAAATGGGACAACTGGAATTAGATGAAACTTTTACTGCTCGCGCCCAAATTAATGAAATTTTATTAAGAGATTTAGATATTGCTACTGATCCTTGGGGTGTGAAGGTGACACGGGTAGAACTGCGAGACATTATCCCTTCTCAAGCGGTACGGGAATCGATGGAATTGCAAATGTCAGCAGAACGTCGCAGACGGGCAGCTATTTTAAATTCTGAGGGTGAGAGGGAAGCGGCTGTTAATAGTGCTAGAGGTAAAGCAGAAGCCCAAATTTTAGATGCAGAAGCTAGACAAAAATCTGTAATTTTACAAGCAGAGGCGGAACAAAAGGCAATAGTTTTGAAAGCCCAGGCGGAACGTCAGCAGCAAGTTCTCAAAGCCCAAGCGATCGCAGAATCCGCAGAGATTATAGCTCAAAAAATCAACACCAATGCTACTGCTCGCCCAGCATTAGAAGTATTGTTGGCTTTAGGCTATCTAGATATGGGTTCTACCATCGGTAAGAGTGATAGTAGCAAGGTGATGTTTATAGATCCCCGCACTATCCCCGCTACCTTGGAAGGAATACGTTCTATTGTTTCAGACACTCAAACTGATTCAGTGGCAAATGGGCGTTAG
- a CDS encoding Fur family transcriptional regulator, whose translation MRAIRTRSQERILDLLQSIKQGISAQDIYVELRNRNQSMGLATVYRSLEALKLEGLVQVRTLSNGEALYSLVQQDKHHLTCLQCGASIPIHQCPVHDLEGQLQATHNFRIFYHTLEFFGLCGKCQMNQASEIG comes from the coding sequence ATGAGAGCCATCCGCACCCGCAGTCAAGAGCGCATTTTAGACCTGTTGCAAAGTATCAAACAAGGCATTTCTGCCCAAGATATTTACGTGGAACTACGTAATCGCAATCAGAGTATGGGTTTAGCTACAGTTTATCGCTCCTTGGAAGCATTAAAACTCGAAGGTCTGGTGCAAGTACGTACTTTGTCTAATGGTGAGGCCTTATACAGCCTAGTGCAGCAAGACAAACATCATCTTACTTGCCTGCAATGTGGTGCGTCGATTCCCATTCATCAATGCCCTGTGCATGATTTAGAAGGACAACTACAAGCTACCCACAACTTTAGAATTTTTTACCACACACTAGAGTTTTTTGGTTTGTGTGGTAAATGCCAGATGAATCAAGCCAGTGAGATTGGTTGA
- the purS gene encoding phosphoribosylformylglycinamidine synthase subunit PurS, producing the protein MQTKYLAKIFVTLRPSVLDPAGVAVQSGLQQMGYDNVENIRIGKYIELTITSSEESKARQDMERICDQMLANPVIENYRFDLIEVETQTGVF; encoded by the coding sequence GTGCAAACCAAGTATCTAGCCAAAATTTTTGTCACTCTTCGTCCCTCAGTCTTAGATCCGGCTGGTGTGGCTGTACAATCTGGTCTTCAGCAAATGGGATACGATAACGTAGAAAATATACGGATTGGTAAGTACATCGAATTAACTATTACCTCATCTGAGGAGAGTAAAGCGCGTCAAGACATGGAACGCATCTGTGATCAAATGTTAGCCAATCCCGTGATTGAAAATTACCGTTTTGATTTGATTGAAGTCGAAACCCAAACGGGAGTGTTTTAG
- a CDS encoding NfeD family protein, with amino-acid sequence MPIYTLIWLLAGSVLCLMELFFPSAFIEFMMGISALIVALLSQFGLTSLWLQVVAWLLLSTLLIVLSRRFLQPRRRKSKIQDAIVAETLTEIPAGKTGRVLYEGNSWRAQCDDDKLSVAAYERVYVVRREGTTLIVMPENLLSSQ; translated from the coding sequence ATGCCAATTTATACCTTAATCTGGCTGCTGGCAGGATCAGTTCTGTGTTTGATGGAACTGTTCTTCCCATCGGCTTTTATCGAATTCATGATGGGAATTAGTGCTTTGATTGTGGCACTACTATCTCAATTCGGTTTGACGAGTTTATGGTTGCAAGTTGTAGCTTGGCTATTGCTTTCTACTTTGTTGATTGTGCTTTCCCGGCGGTTTTTACAACCGCGACGACGCAAATCGAAAATTCAAGATGCGATTGTCGCGGAAACTTTGACAGAAATTCCAGCAGGTAAAACAGGACGAGTGCTATATGAGGGCAATTCTTGGCGGGCGCAATGTGATGATGACAAACTCAGTGTTGCAGCTTATGAAAGAGTTTATGTAGTCAGGAGGGAAGGGACTACATTAATTGTGATGCCAGAAAATTTGTTAAGTAGTCAATAG
- the trpE gene encoding anthranilate synthase component I, with amino-acid sequence MIFPDFSEFSELATQGNFVPVYQEWVADLDTPVSAWYKVCAGQPYSFLLESVEGGENIGRYSLVGCDPLWILEARGESTTQTHRDGSQVEFAGDPFTALAECLAPFHPVKLPQLPPGIGGLFGFWGYELIRWIEPRVPVHPQDERNIPDGLWMQVDHLLIFDQVKRKIWAIAYADLRDPNVDIKAAYQQACDRVTQMVSKLSLPLSPQKTILEWKPPSNTKVGEITEYSSNFTQTEFCASVEKAKEYIKAGDIFQVVVSQRLSTQYTGDPFSLYRSLRQINPSPYMAYFHFQDWQIIGSSPEVMVKAERDADGGVIATVRPIAGTRPRGKTTKEDLAFAEDLLQDPKEIAEHVMLVDLGRNDLGRVCESGSVKVDELMVVERYSHVMHIVSNVVGKLAPEKTAWDLLKACFPAGTVSGAPKIRAMEIINELEPSRRGVYSGVYGYYDFEGQLNSAIAIRTMVVKDNTVTVQAGAGLVADSEPEKEYEETLNKARGLLVAIRCLR; translated from the coding sequence ATGATATTCCCCGATTTTTCCGAATTCTCTGAGCTAGCTACGCAAGGTAATTTTGTGCCAGTGTATCAAGAATGGGTCGCCGACCTAGATACACCCGTTTCTGCATGGTACAAAGTTTGTGCAGGACAGCCTTATAGTTTTTTGCTGGAATCGGTGGAAGGTGGGGAAAACATCGGGCGTTACAGTTTGGTGGGTTGTGATCCGCTTTGGATTTTAGAAGCCAGGGGTGAATCTACCACCCAGACGCACCGCGACGGTTCGCAAGTTGAGTTTGCGGGAGATCCGTTTACGGCTTTAGCTGAATGCCTTGCACCGTTTCACCCAGTAAAATTACCCCAACTACCTCCGGGAATTGGGGGATTGTTTGGCTTTTGGGGTTATGAGTTGATTCGCTGGATTGAGCCGCGTGTCCCAGTACATCCACAAGATGAGCGCAACATTCCTGATGGTTTGTGGATGCAGGTAGACCACCTATTGATTTTTGACCAAGTAAAGCGGAAAATTTGGGCGATCGCCTATGCTGATTTACGTGACCCTAACGTAGATATCAAAGCAGCATATCAACAGGCGTGCGATCGCGTCACCCAGATGGTAAGTAAATTATCTTTGCCTCTATCGCCCCAAAAAACTATCTTGGAATGGAAACCCCCAAGTAATACCAAAGTTGGGGAAATAACAGAATATAGCAGTAACTTCACTCAGACAGAATTTTGCGCTAGCGTCGAAAAAGCTAAGGAATACATCAAAGCTGGGGATATCTTTCAAGTCGTCGTTTCTCAGCGTCTATCCACACAATACACAGGTGATCCTTTTTCCCTTTATCGTTCCCTACGTCAGATTAATCCTTCGCCTTACATGGCTTATTTTCACTTCCAAGATTGGCAAATCATCGGTTCTAGCCCGGAAGTGATGGTGAAAGCAGAACGGGATGCAGATGGTGGGGTAATAGCTACAGTCCGTCCAATTGCGGGGACACGTCCACGGGGTAAAACTACAAAAGAGGATTTAGCCTTCGCAGAAGATTTATTACAAGATCCCAAAGAAATTGCTGAACACGTCATGTTAGTCGATTTAGGACGAAATGATTTAGGACGTGTTTGTGAAAGTGGTAGCGTTAAAGTTGATGAGTTGATGGTAGTGGAACGCTACTCTCATGTGATGCACATTGTTAGCAATGTGGTGGGGAAATTAGCACCAGAAAAAACCGCTTGGGATTTGTTAAAGGCTTGTTTTCCGGCGGGGACGGTTAGCGGCGCGCCCAAAATCCGGGCGATGGAAATTATTAATGAATTAGAACCGAGTCGCCGGGGTGTTTATTCTGGGGTGTATGGATATTACGATTTTGAAGGGCAATTAAATAGTGCGATCGCAATTCGCACAATGGTAGTTAAAGATAATACGGTGACAGTGCAAGCCGGTGCGGGTTTGGTGGCTGATTCTGAGCCTGAGAAGGAATATGAGGAGACTTTAAATAAGGCTAGAGGGTTGCTGGTGGCGATTCGTTGTTTACGGTAA